The Methylosinus sp. H3A genome has a segment encoding these proteins:
- a CDS encoding ShlB/FhaC/HecB family hemolysin secretion/activation protein has protein sequence MAGSSARIADGPLASSEQISVGGLDTVRGYLESEVLGDTGAAGTVELRQPQRRRNSAGCGQTRSRRRSPAGKPVQRVAAVSASSTRGSSKSFIRWPSSRRISICGATASGRASSCSTM, from the coding sequence ATGGCCGGATCGTCGGCCAGAATCGCCGACGGGCCATTGGCGTCGAGCGAGCAGATCAGCGTCGGTGGTCTCGACACCGTGAGGGGCTATCTCGAATCTGAGGTTCTCGGCGACACCGGAGCCGCCGGCACAGTGGAGCTGCGGCAGCCCCAACGTCGGCGAAATTCTGCAGGATGCGGTCAAACGCGAAGCCGGCGCAGATCGCCTGCCGGTAAGCCTGTTCAACGAGTGGCGGCTGTTTCGGCTTCGTCGACAAGGGGGTCGTCGAAGTCATTCATCCGCTGGCCGAGCAGCAGGCGCATTTCAATTTGTGGAGCTACGGCTTCGGGGCGCGCGTCAAGCTGCTCGACCATGTGA
- a CDS encoding POTRA domain-containing protein gives MAGADDEPRTVNEPADTCEPRLLLDEALGWVARLKAGEPSAADLEELQRWRAQSPLHEGAFRDAVRVWRLVGVAGRELAAEGSEKTASPPQIMSPHRALSRRAFVGGTIAASIAGVALLHPPLDLWPSLKELSADYRTGKGERRMVALALDVSLEMNTQTSIAVKPTEAALQIELISGQTAVSVDLPQSRRLVVLAAGSKITANQARFDARCIDGVVSVSCLEGSVSVEQGEFMLRFGKDEQVSYGADGVMRSSRVDPRRVTAWREGLLLFHDTPLAEVIEEVNRYRPGKIIIANADLSRRIVDGVFSRRSARDFRGAGSAPVRSPRAGASGRSRASRLTGRRTTVRKSGPLEILVDLISRGEGSVFFRNLIFGSGLAESSFERGGAFDRRSGRRSNAGSALPALVRNRMVLSSSAPSGRVYTRFRSDVGRDFVAVLVMCGGLSASTDAWCMGKAQSAAAGGAAEATSPGKAAAETRAPKPPASAKAESESSASSARFDIDDFVVDGADRLTQLEVEEAIYPFVGPGRTAADVEKARAALEKAYHDKGFQTVAVSVPQQNAQGGVIVLKVAELKIGRLRVKSARFFDIDQIKAKASSLKEGTVPNFGEVTKDIVALNQWPDRRVTPALRAGVAPGTVDVDLEVEDKFPLHANMEFNNRRSPNTTPQRIIGTVRYDNLWQLGHSLSFTYQAAAQKRSDAEVFSASYLARVPDVDWLAVLAYGLTSTSDVATVGGVNVVGPGQTVGLRAVMSLPAIENLYHSFSVGLDYKHYGEVVRIGTETSFSSPITYNPLVATYNATYQTENFTTQLNASFTLNMRPASSNATAFDNKRAYASGNFTRFNLDVSHLQELPGAFQGYGRIVGQNRRRAIGVERADQRRWSRHREGLSRI, from the coding sequence GTGGCCGGCGCCGACGACGAGCCTCGAACCGTGAATGAGCCGGCCGATACGTGCGAGCCTCGCCTCCTGCTGGACGAAGCACTCGGCTGGGTCGCGCGACTGAAAGCCGGCGAGCCCTCTGCCGCGGATCTCGAAGAATTGCAGCGTTGGCGCGCGCAGAGTCCTCTTCACGAAGGGGCGTTTCGGGACGCCGTACGCGTCTGGCGTCTCGTCGGCGTAGCCGGCCGGGAGCTGGCCGCCGAAGGGAGCGAGAAGACTGCCTCGCCGCCGCAAATAATGTCGCCGCACCGGGCGCTGTCGCGTCGCGCGTTTGTCGGGGGCACGATCGCCGCCTCGATCGCCGGGGTCGCGCTCCTGCACCCGCCGCTCGATCTATGGCCATCACTCAAAGAACTCTCCGCCGATTACCGCACGGGCAAAGGCGAGCGGCGAATGGTGGCCCTCGCTCTGGACGTTTCCCTGGAGATGAACACCCAGACGAGTATCGCGGTGAAACCGACGGAGGCGGCGTTACAGATCGAGCTGATTTCCGGGCAGACCGCGGTCTCCGTAGACCTGCCGCAGTCGCGGCGGCTCGTCGTCCTCGCAGCCGGGAGCAAGATCACGGCGAACCAAGCGCGCTTCGACGCGCGCTGCATCGATGGCGTCGTCTCGGTGAGCTGCCTCGAGGGCTCGGTGAGCGTCGAGCAGGGCGAATTCATGTTGCGCTTCGGCAAGGACGAGCAAGTGTCTTACGGCGCCGACGGCGTCATGCGATCCTCGCGCGTCGATCCGCGTCGAGTGACGGCTTGGCGGGAGGGGCTGCTGCTCTTTCACGACACACCGCTCGCCGAGGTCATAGAAGAGGTCAATCGCTACAGGCCGGGCAAAATCATCATCGCCAACGCCGATTTGAGTAGACGCATCGTTGACGGCGTTTTTTCGCGTCGATCGGCTCGAGATTTTCGTGGAGCAGGTTCAGCGCCTGTTCGGAGCCCGCGCGCTGGCGCTTCCGGGCGGAGTCGTGCTTCTCGGTTGACCGGCCGCCGCACCACGGTGCGTAAAAGCGGTCCTCTCGAAATTCTCGTCGATCTGATCTCGCGAGGGGAGGGCTCCGTATTTTTTCGTAATTTGATTTTCGGGTCCGGGCTAGCCGAGTCGTCTTTCGAACGAGGGGGCGCGTTTGATCGCCGCTCCGGGCGGCGATCAAACGCGGGGAGCGCGCTTCCTGCGTTGGTGAGGAACCGAATGGTTTTGTCCAGTAGTGCGCCGAGCGGCCGCGTATATACGCGGTTTCGAAGCGATGTCGGTCGTGACTTTGTCGCGGTTCTAGTGATGTGCGGCGGCCTGTCGGCGTCGACCGACGCTTGGTGCATGGGCAAAGCGCAGAGCGCTGCGGCAGGAGGCGCCGCTGAGGCGACGTCCCCGGGAAAGGCGGCCGCAGAGACGAGAGCGCCCAAGCCGCCTGCCTCCGCGAAGGCGGAGTCGGAGAGTTCCGCGTCGTCGGCGCGTTTCGATATCGATGATTTCGTCGTCGACGGAGCCGATCGACTGACGCAACTCGAGGTCGAGGAAGCGATCTATCCATTCGTCGGCCCAGGTCGCACTGCCGCCGATGTCGAAAAAGCGCGCGCAGCTCTCGAAAAAGCCTATCACGATAAAGGTTTTCAGACGGTCGCCGTATCCGTTCCGCAACAAAATGCGCAAGGCGGCGTCATTGTCCTCAAGGTCGCCGAGCTCAAAATCGGCCGCTTGCGCGTGAAGAGCGCGCGCTTCTTCGACATCGACCAGATCAAGGCCAAGGCGTCCTCTCTGAAGGAAGGAACCGTGCCGAATTTCGGCGAGGTGACGAAAGATATCGTCGCGCTCAACCAATGGCCGGACCGGCGCGTGACGCCAGCCTTACGCGCCGGCGTCGCGCCAGGCACGGTGGATGTCGATCTCGAGGTCGAAGACAAGTTTCCGCTACATGCGAACATGGAGTTCAACAATCGCCGCTCGCCCAACACGACGCCTCAGCGGATCATCGGCACGGTGCGCTACGATAATCTTTGGCAGCTCGGTCATTCGCTGAGTTTCACCTATCAGGCGGCGGCGCAGAAACGCTCCGACGCCGAGGTCTTCTCCGCCTCCTATCTCGCGCGCGTGCCGGACGTCGATTGGCTGGCGGTGCTCGCATATGGGCTCACCTCGACGAGCGACGTCGCCACCGTCGGCGGCGTGAATGTCGTCGGGCCGGGCCAGACTGTCGGATTGCGCGCTGTGATGTCGCTGCCGGCGATCGAGAATTTGTATCATTCCTTCTCGGTGGGGCTCGACTATAAGCATTACGGCGAGGTCGTCAGGATCGGAACCGAAACTTCATTCTCCTCGCCGATCACCTATAATCCGCTCGTGGCGACTTACAACGCTACCTATCAGACCGAAAATTTCACGACACAGCTCAACGCGTCGTTCACTCTGAACATGCGTCCCGCGAGCAGCAACGCGACCGCATTCGACAATAAGCGCGCCTATGCGTCGGGAAACTTCACGCGCTTCAACCTCGATGTCTCGCATCTGCAGGAGCTGCCGGGCGCCTTCCAAGGCTATGGCCGGATCGTCGGCCAGAATCGCCGACGGGCCATTGGCGTCGAGCGAGCAGATCAGCGTCGGTGGTCTCGACACCGTGAGGGGCTATCTCGAATCTGA
- a CDS encoding RNA polymerase sigma factor, with amino-acid sequence MTACSRGLESRRRWGPSSVIQTNRARLCSQLVESYDELLRRLTRRLGSSDFAYETLHETFLRLDRVGEAADVRSPKDYIFRTAVNIAKDHKKAGRNRVSAAAVDAILDICDEAPGPAQIAEARSEIEAFTRAMAELSPRRREVLRKIAVEGRTAQEVATSLDVTTRTVEADLRYALTHCADRLSRKRVLRLGGPRPKS; translated from the coding sequence GTGACTGCATGCTCTCGAGGTCTCGAGAGCCGGCGTCGTTGGGGCCCGAGTTCCGTGATACAGACCAATCGTGCGCGTTTGTGCAGTCAGCTCGTCGAAAGCTACGACGAATTGCTGAGACGACTCACGAGGCGGTTGGGCTCGTCGGATTTCGCATACGAAACGCTTCACGAGACATTCCTGCGATTGGACCGGGTGGGCGAGGCGGCGGACGTTCGAAGCCCGAAGGATTATATTTTTCGCACGGCCGTCAATATCGCCAAGGATCACAAGAAAGCCGGGCGCAATCGCGTGAGCGCTGCTGCGGTGGATGCGATTCTCGACATTTGCGACGAAGCGCCAGGACCCGCCCAGATCGCCGAAGCGCGCTCCGAGATCGAAGCTTTCACGCGCGCGATGGCAGAGCTGTCGCCGCGTCGCCGCGAAGTGCTGAGGAAAATCGCCGTCGAGGGTCGGACGGCGCAAGAGGTTGCGACCAGTCTGGATGTCACCACCAGAACCGTCGAGGCTGATCTCAGATATGCTTTGACGCATTGCGCGGATCGCTTGAGTCGCAAACGCGTGCTTCGGCTGGGGGGGCCACGGCCGAAGTCATGA
- a CDS encoding STN domain-containing protein — protein MRIDLSAKRVSASGRGASMGEADRIRAARASFLPSFFVMAWVAAFAYAASAQDEGARQESFRFYDIPAQSLASALEAYGQAAGVQVLFESRSAAGRRSAPLHGSFTADAALERLLAGTDVKVRYVGPNAITLEPLAALFDLPPAHPLASADMSLDPLQVQASRDGDQELALLRDYSDAVRSDIERALRRNARTRSGNYRIGVKLWVDDARRVERAQLFQSTGDSERDAAVSASLQGLLISRDAPTHLPLPVRVLVVVKSLK, from the coding sequence ATGCGCATCGATTTGTCGGCCAAACGGGTTTCTGCGAGTGGGCGGGGGGCTTCCATGGGCGAGGCCGATCGCATCCGCGCCGCGAGGGCGTCGTTCCTGCCGTCGTTTTTCGTAATGGCGTGGGTCGCCGCTTTCGCCTATGCGGCGTCGGCCCAGGACGAGGGCGCGCGGCAGGAGTCGTTTCGCTTCTACGACATTCCCGCGCAGTCGCTCGCGAGCGCGCTGGAGGCCTATGGCCAGGCGGCTGGCGTGCAAGTGCTTTTCGAGAGCCGCTCTGCGGCCGGACGCCGATCTGCGCCTCTGCACGGCAGCTTCACGGCGGACGCCGCGCTCGAGCGTCTTCTGGCGGGAACCGACGTCAAAGTTCGCTATGTCGGGCCCAATGCGATCACGCTCGAGCCGCTTGCGGCCCTCTTTGATTTGCCGCCTGCTCATCCTCTCGCGTCTGCTGATATGTCTCTAGATCCGTTGCAAGTTCAGGCGTCGAGGGACGGCGACCAAGAACTGGCGCTCTTGCGAGATTATAGTGACGCCGTCCGCAGCGACATCGAGCGGGCTCTACGCAGAAATGCGCGGACGCGCTCGGGAAACTACCGTATCGGTGTCAAGCTCTGGGTGGATGATGCGCGCAGGGTCGAACGCGCTCAACTGTTCCAGTCGACCGGCGACAGCGAGCGGGACGCTGCGGTGAGCGCCTCTCTCCAAGGGCTTCTCATCAGCCGGGACGCGCCGACGCATCTGCCGCTGCCTGTTCGCGTCCTGGTCGTCGTCAAATCGCTCAAATAG
- a CDS encoding energy transducer TonB yields MVGVGGRPSAAVLLFTWRWTGVAGMSDQGSPTREWSGREADWLAVARPLEVRWLVAVTVMVPALLAVGVYLLRHAPSSSYSRAQDSIIDVRLLPPREHVDRTQEPPPRNGTASAMLPERFVERSEPTDVAPNSRPTPRERTVDTPSATEAPAASPTPILASDNRAAVAFQKALLAHIARFRRYPEEARRAGQQGTVQVLFAMRRDGAVTDVQIRTSSGQSALDAAAAETIRRAQPLPRIPRELPDRLTILAPIAFDML; encoded by the coding sequence ATGGTGGGCGTCGGGGGACGTCCGTCGGCGGCTGTCTTGCTCTTTACGTGGCGTTGGACTGGGGTAGCGGGCATGTCGGATCAGGGTTCGCCGACTCGTGAGTGGAGTGGGCGGGAGGCGGACTGGCTCGCAGTCGCCCGACCGCTCGAGGTCAGATGGCTGGTTGCTGTGACGGTGATGGTTCCGGCGCTTCTCGCCGTGGGGGTCTACTTGCTCCGCCATGCGCCGTCGTCGAGCTATTCGAGGGCGCAGGACTCCATCATCGACGTCCGCTTGCTTCCTCCGCGTGAGCACGTCGACCGCACGCAGGAGCCGCCGCCGAGGAACGGGACGGCGTCCGCTATGCTGCCCGAGCGATTTGTGGAACGTTCCGAGCCGACCGATGTCGCCCCGAACTCGAGGCCGACGCCACGGGAACGGACCGTCGATACGCCGTCTGCGACAGAGGCTCCCGCTGCGTCCCCGACCCCGATACTCGCTTCGGACAATCGAGCAGCGGTCGCCTTCCAAAAGGCTCTGCTGGCCCATATCGCCCGGTTTCGGCGGTATCCGGAAGAGGCTCGGCGGGCGGGACAGCAGGGAACGGTGCAAGTGCTCTTCGCCATGCGGCGGGACGGCGCCGTCACCGACGTGCAGATTCGGACCAGTTCCGGCCAGAGCGCTCTCGATGCGGCGGCCGCCGAAACGATCCGGCGGGCGCAGCCGCTGCCGAGAATCCCCCGTGAACTTCCCGACCGGCTGACGATTCTCGCGCCGATCGCTTTTGATATGCTCTGA
- a CDS encoding efflux RND transporter permease subunit yields the protein MSAFFIARPIFASVIAIVVMLGGLLALLGLPVSQYPEIAPPTIQITATYSGADARTVENSVTKIIEQGMTGLDHLDYMTSTSTSTGQADISLTFTNAANPDVAQMQVQNKLQLVTALLPTMVQSNGLTVTKSSSAFLMVVGFVSTDGKMTGTDLSDYVKSALNDTLKRVEGVGNTQLFGAGYAMRIWLDPDRLAEYALNPGDVASAIQAQNAQVSAGQLGGLPARRGQQLNATVTAQSRLQTPEQFRDVIIKSAADGSLVRIGDIATVELGAEDYVSASTYNGAPATGLAINLATGANAVRTAALVKAAIDRLAPTFPEGLKVVYPYDTTPFVKISIEQVTHTLIEAIVLVFLVMLAFLHNIRATLIPTLVPVVLLGTFGVLAVAGYSINTLTMFAMVLAIGLLVDDAIVVVENVERIMHEEGLSPREATVKSMTEITGALIGITTVLSAVFVPMAFFGGSVGVIYRQFSVTIVSAMALSVGVALILTPALCATLLRPPRPGVQKAGLFRWFDREMERGADAYRDGAAAVLRRPRRGFAALAVMTIAAAALFTRLPNSFLPQEDQGYLMVSVQLPVGGTSDRTERALDRVTRYFLDQESKAVDGVMTVRGFAFSGLGQNVGMAFVGLRDFSERKASDLSAAAVTERATAALASIRDAQVFVLAPPAIEGLGTSSGFDFYLEDLTGAGHEKLLAARDHLLADAARSRLLNGVRPNGQDDTPQFAIDVDQEKASALGVGLSDVNATLSTAWGGAYVNDFIDRGRVKKVYLQSAADFRMQPDDLDRWHVRTASGEMAPFSSFASGRWAFGSPRLERYNGSPAVQIQGEAASGASSGDAMTEIDRLVAGLPPGFAHEWTSLSRQERLSGNQATALYAISVLVVFLCLAALYESWTVPLAVMLCVPIGVLGALVAALMFGQANDVYFKVGLLTTIGLVAKNAILIVEFAIDHQRVGMDVTEATLLAARQRLRPIVMTSFAFILGVAPLAFASGAGSSAQNSIGVGVMGGMIAATALAIFFVPLLFVGVHRIFAGAP from the coding sequence ATCTCGGCATTTTTCATCGCCCGTCCGATCTTCGCCTCGGTGATCGCGATCGTCGTCATGCTCGGCGGCCTGCTGGCGCTCCTCGGCCTGCCGGTTTCGCAATATCCGGAGATCGCGCCTCCGACGATCCAGATCACCGCCACCTATTCCGGCGCCGATGCGCGGACGGTCGAGAATTCGGTCACCAAGATCATCGAGCAAGGCATGACCGGCCTCGACCATCTCGACTATATGACCTCGACGTCGACATCGACCGGCCAGGCCGACATCTCCCTCACCTTCACCAACGCCGCCAATCCGGATGTGGCGCAGATGCAGGTGCAGAACAAGCTGCAGCTCGTCACCGCGCTGCTGCCGACCATGGTCCAGTCCAATGGCCTCACCGTCACCAAATCGTCGAGCGCCTTTCTGATGGTCGTCGGCTTCGTCTCGACCGACGGCAAGATGACCGGCACGGATCTGTCGGATTACGTCAAGAGCGCGCTCAACGACACGCTGAAACGGGTCGAAGGCGTCGGCAACACGCAGCTCTTCGGCGCCGGCTATGCGATGCGCATTTGGCTCGATCCGGACAGGCTCGCCGAATATGCGCTGAACCCGGGCGATGTCGCGAGCGCGATTCAGGCGCAGAACGCGCAAGTGTCGGCAGGACAGCTCGGCGGTCTGCCGGCGCGCAGAGGGCAGCAGCTCAACGCCACCGTCACGGCGCAGAGCCGCCTGCAGACGCCGGAGCAATTCCGCGACGTCATCATCAAGAGCGCGGCCGATGGATCGCTGGTTCGCATCGGCGACATAGCGACCGTCGAGCTCGGCGCCGAGGATTATGTCAGCGCCTCGACCTATAATGGCGCGCCGGCCACCGGCCTCGCAATCAATCTGGCGACGGGCGCGAATGCGGTCCGCACGGCCGCGTTGGTGAAGGCGGCGATCGATCGGCTCGCGCCGACCTTTCCCGAAGGACTGAAAGTCGTCTATCCCTACGACACGACGCCTTTCGTCAAAATCTCGATCGAGCAGGTGACTCACACGCTGATCGAGGCGATCGTGCTCGTCTTTCTCGTCATGCTGGCCTTTCTGCACAATATTCGCGCCACGCTCATTCCGACGCTCGTGCCGGTGGTGCTGCTGGGAACTTTCGGCGTTCTGGCGGTGGCGGGATATTCGATCAACACGCTCACCATGTTCGCCATGGTGCTGGCGATCGGACTCCTGGTCGACGACGCCATCGTCGTCGTCGAGAATGTCGAGCGCATCATGCATGAGGAAGGGCTGTCGCCGCGCGAGGCCACTGTCAAATCCATGACGGAGATCACCGGCGCGCTCATCGGCATCACGACGGTCTTGTCTGCAGTCTTCGTGCCGATGGCGTTCTTCGGCGGCTCGGTCGGCGTCATCTACCGCCAATTCTCCGTCACCATCGTTTCGGCCATGGCGCTGTCGGTCGGCGTCGCGCTGATCCTGACGCCGGCGCTCTGCGCGACGCTTCTGCGTCCGCCGAGGCCGGGCGTTCAGAAGGCCGGCTTGTTCCGTTGGTTCGATCGCGAGATGGAACGCGGCGCCGACGCTTATCGAGATGGCGCGGCCGCGGTTTTGCGGCGCCCTAGACGAGGATTTGCGGCTCTGGCCGTGATGACGATCGCGGCCGCCGCGCTGTTCACGCGCCTGCCGAACTCGTTCCTGCCGCAGGAGGATCAGGGCTATCTGATGGTCAGCGTGCAACTGCCTGTCGGCGGGACCAGCGACCGCACGGAACGCGCGCTCGATCGGGTGACGCGATATTTTCTCGACCAAGAGAGCAAAGCCGTCGATGGCGTCATGACGGTGAGAGGCTTCGCCTTCAGCGGCCTCGGCCAGAATGTCGGCATGGCTTTCGTCGGCCTGCGCGACTTTTCGGAACGCAAGGCGTCCGATCTGTCCGCGGCCGCAGTGACGGAGCGCGCGACGGCGGCGCTCGCCTCAATCCGAGACGCGCAGGTTTTCGTGCTGGCGCCGCCCGCGATCGAGGGATTGGGCACGAGCAGCGGCTTCGATTTCTATCTCGAGGATCTGACCGGCGCCGGCCACGAAAAGCTCTTGGCCGCGCGAGACCATTTGCTCGCCGACGCCGCGCGAAGCAGGCTCTTGAACGGCGTGCGGCCGAACGGCCAGGACGACACGCCGCAATTTGCGATCGATGTCGATCAGGAAAAAGCGAGCGCCCTCGGCGTCGGCCTTTCCGACGTCAACGCCACGCTGTCCACCGCCTGGGGCGGCGCTTATGTGAACGACTTCATCGATCGCGGCCGCGTCAAGAAAGTCTATCTGCAATCGGCGGCCGATTTCCGAATGCAGCCGGACGATCTCGACCGCTGGCATGTCCGCACAGCTTCGGGCGAGATGGCGCCCTTCTCGTCCTTTGCGTCCGGCCGCTGGGCTTTCGGCTCGCCGCGCCTCGAACGCTACAATGGATCGCCCGCCGTTCAGATACAGGGCGAAGCCGCCAGCGGCGCCAGCTCCGGCGACGCCATGACGGAGATCGACCGTCTCGTCGCCGGCCTGCCGCCCGGATTCGCCCATGAATGGACCAGCCTGTCCCGGCAGGAGCGTCTTTCGGGCAATCAGGCCACGGCGCTCTATGCGATCTCCGTCCTCGTCGTCTTCCTGTGCCTCGCCGCACTCTATGAAAGTTGGACGGTCCCTCTCGCCGTCATGCTGTGCGTGCCGATCGGTGTGCTCGGCGCGCTCGTCGCGGCGCTGATGTTCGGACAGGCCAATGACGTCTATTTCAAGGTCGGCCTGCTGACGACGATCGGTCTCGTCGCCAAGAACGCCATTTTGATCGTCGAATTCGCTATCGACCACCAACGGGTGGGCATGGATGTGACCGAGGCGACGCTGCTCGCGGCGCGCCAGCGGCTGCGCCCGATCGTCATGACGTCCTTTGCCTTCATCCTCGGCGTCGCGCCGCTCGCTTTCGCCAGCGGCGCCGGTTCGTCCGCCCAAAACTCGATCGGCGTCGGCGTCATGGGCGGCATGATCGCGGCCACGGCGCTCGCCATCTTCTTCGTTCCTCTGCTGTTCGTCGGCGTTCATCGCATCTTCGCAGGCGCGCCCTGA
- a CDS encoding efflux RND transporter periplasmic adaptor subunit yields MNFRPTIAAFTAAVALTGCDFISSDRSKSSPVRPEVGVVTLHPRNVAIASALPGRIVASLVAEVRPQVAGIIQKRLFQEGGEVAEGAPLYQIDPAPYRAAHDSAVAALQKAEAAVPSARAKVERYQGLSKKNAVSTQDLEEAVAALAQARADVATAQANVASAKINLDYTTIKAPIGGRADKSSLTQGALVTAGQADTLTTIRTLDPIYVDLARSSAALLDLRRAIDEGRIRLSEREVDVRLKLENGWVYPMTGRLEFTEAKVSQTTGTATVRAVFPNPSRLLLPGMYARAIVEEGVAPGAFLVPQRAVVRNVGGQATALVLGKDDKIEERVLSVGRTVGNNWLVTAGLGDGDRVVVEGLQLVRAGQPATGVEVVIDDATGELREREPTTAKIQAKG; encoded by the coding sequence ATGAATTTTCGCCCGACGATCGCCGCCTTCACCGCCGCCGTGGCGCTCACCGGATGCGACTTCATTTCGAGCGACCGAAGCAAGTCGTCGCCCGTGCGGCCCGAGGTGGGCGTCGTCACCTTGCATCCTCGAAATGTCGCCATCGCCTCCGCGCTGCCCGGCCGCATCGTCGCTTCGCTGGTGGCGGAAGTGCGGCCGCAGGTCGCGGGGATCATTCAGAAGCGGCTGTTCCAGGAGGGCGGTGAGGTCGCCGAGGGCGCGCCACTCTATCAGATCGATCCGGCGCCTTATCGCGCCGCGCATGACAGCGCCGTCGCCGCCTTGCAAAAGGCCGAGGCCGCCGTGCCCAGCGCTCGAGCCAAGGTCGAGCGCTATCAGGGACTGAGCAAGAAGAACGCCGTCAGCACGCAGGATCTCGAGGAGGCCGTCGCGGCTCTGGCCCAGGCGCGCGCCGATGTGGCGACCGCTCAGGCGAATGTCGCGAGCGCGAAGATCAATCTCGACTATACGACGATCAAGGCGCCGATCGGCGGCCGCGCCGACAAATCCTCGCTGACGCAAGGCGCGCTGGTGACGGCCGGTCAGGCCGATACGCTCACCACCATCCGCACGCTCGATCCGATCTATGTCGACCTCGCGCGATCGAGCGCCGCCTTGCTCGATCTGCGACGGGCCATAGACGAGGGCCGCATCCGATTGTCGGAGCGCGAGGTCGATGTGAGGCTGAAGCTCGAGAATGGCTGGGTCTATCCGATGACTGGACGGCTCGAATTCACCGAGGCCAAAGTCAGCCAGACGACCGGAACTGCGACAGTGCGGGCGGTCTTCCCCAATCCGTCGCGGCTGCTTCTGCCGGGAATGTACGCCCGGGCGATCGTCGAGGAAGGCGTCGCGCCCGGCGCGTTCCTCGTCCCTCAGCGCGCGGTCGTCCGCAACGTCGGGGGGCAGGCGACGGCGCTGGTGCTCGGCAAGGACGACAAGATCGAGGAGCGCGTGCTCTCCGTCGGCAGGACGGTCGGCAATAATTGGCTGGTCACGGCGGGGCTCGGCGACGGCGACCGCGTGGTCGTCGAAGGCTTGCAGCTCGTGCGCGCCGGGCAACCGGCGACAGGCGTCGAGGTCGTGATCGACGACGCTACCGGCGAGCTGCGCGAGCGCGAGCCGACGACGGCGAAAATCCAGGCGAAAGGCTGA
- a CDS encoding response regulator: MNELVLIADDEPDITAILEAYLAREGLRTVSAADGRIALDQHAILKPDIVLLDVNMPNVDGWETLAELRRRGDTPVIMITALDEDIERLQGLRLGADDYVVKPFNPAEIVARVKAVLRRTNARADSPVLRIGKLEIDLQSFLARVRDGDAAAPLPLTLTEFRLLAHMAKSPSRAFSRGELVDACLPGGDALERTVDSHMSNLRRKLDEAGATGLMNVVRGVGYRLATP; encoded by the coding sequence ATGAACGAGCTCGTTCTCATCGCCGACGACGAACCGGACATCACCGCGATTCTGGAAGCCTATCTGGCGCGGGAAGGACTGCGAACCGTGAGCGCGGCGGATGGCCGGATCGCGCTCGATCAACATGCGATTCTGAAGCCGGACATCGTCTTGCTGGATGTGAACATGCCGAATGTCGACGGCTGGGAGACGCTGGCCGAACTGCGGCGTCGCGGCGACACGCCGGTCATCATGATCACCGCGCTCGACGAGGACATAGAGCGTCTTCAGGGATTGCGTCTCGGCGCGGACGATTATGTGGTGAAGCCGTTCAATCCCGCCGAAATCGTCGCGCGCGTGAAAGCGGTTCTGCGGCGAACCAATGCGCGCGCCGACAGCCCGGTCTTGCGCATCGGCAAGCTCGAGATCGATCTTCAAAGCTTTCTCGCCAGGGTACGAGACGGCGACGCCGCGGCGCCACTGCCCCTGACGCTGACGGAATTCCGGCTCCTCGCCCATATGGCGAAATCGCCCTCGCGCGCGTTCAGCCGCGGCGAGCTGGTCGACGCCTGCCTGCCCGGCGGCGACGCCCTGGAGCGGACCGTCGACAGTCATATGAGCAATCTGCGCCGCAAGCTCGACGAGGCCGGCGCGACCGGCCTGATGAATGTCGTGCGCGGCGTCGGCTATCGGCTGGCGACGCCATGA